A stretch of Labrus mixtus chromosome 7, fLabMix1.1, whole genome shotgun sequence DNA encodes these proteins:
- the LOC132978082 gene encoding alpha-1,3-galactosyltransferase 2-like isoform X2 produces the protein MKCVLKCVICFPTALCVLYLISRLSPVLKPMEKCHLESAKMLTLDNSVDESLNLNARLDVQTCTPWSAPIIWDGMFNSEIWDQRHQTEGATVALTVFAVGRYLDAYLGDFLNSSEHYFMLGLPVRYYVFTDMPQKVPDIKLPHLRAMRIIKVKRHSRWQDISMMRMKTIADTIESDIRHHCTHVFCFDVDQVFTGRFGSEALGDSVALLHAYFYHLPKERFTYDRNPKSKAYMETGDFYYHAAVFGGSWKSVKALTEACYQSIMEDKLNNVEALWHDESHLNKYLWLHKPSRVLSPEYCWDPSIGYRNDIQVSRLLWAPKQYEKLRVP, from the exons ATGAagtgtgttttgaaatgtgtgatCTGTTTCCCCACTGCATTATGTGTTCTCTACTTAATATCTCG ACTTTCTCCAGTCTTAAAACCGATGGAAAAATGCCATTTAGAAAGTGCAAAGATGCTGACTCTGGACAACAGCGTGGATGAAAGCCTCAACCTCAA cGCCAGACTTGATGTGCAAACATGCACACCATGGAGCGCTCCCATCATCTGGGATGGGATGTTTAACTCTGAGATTTGGGACCAGAGGCACCAGACAGAAGGAGCCACTGTGGCTTTAACAGTGTTTGCAGTTGGCAG GTACCTGGATGCTTACCTCGGGGACTTCCTGAACTCGTCGGAACATTACTTTATGTTGGGTTTGCCTGTCAGGTATTACGTATTTACGGACATGCCACAAAAGGTTCCTGACATCAAGCTTCCTCATCTGCGAGCCATGAGAATCATCAAAGTAAAGAGGCACTCCAGGTGGCAGGACATCTCAATGATGCGAATGAAGACGATAGCAGACACCATTGAGTCCGATATCCGCCACCACTGTACTCACGTTTTCTGCTTTGATGTGGATCAGGTGTTCACAGGGAGATTTGGCTCAGAGGCTCTGGGAGATTCCGTGGCACTCCTCCATGCCTACTTTTACCACCTTCCAAAAGAGAGGTTTACTTATGACCGTAACCCCAAGTCCAAGGCGTACATGGAAACCGGGGATTTCTACTATCACGCTGCTGTATTTGGAGGCTCGTGGAAGAGTGTAAAGGCGTTGACTGAGGCATGCTATCAGAGCATCATGGAGGATAAACTAAATAATGTGGAGGCTCTTTGGCACGATGAGAGCCATCTCAACAAGTACCTATGGCTTCACAAACCCAGCAGGGTGCTCTCTCCAGAGTACTGCTGGGACCCTAGTATTGGCTACAGGAATGACATACAAGTCTCTCGACTACTGTGGGCACCAAAACAATACGAGAAACTGCGTGTTCCCTAA
- the LOC132978082 gene encoding alpha-1,3-galactosyltransferase 2-like isoform X1: MGNLQKMKCVLKCVICFPTALCVLYLISRLSPVLKPMEKCHLESAKMLTLDNSVDESLNLNARLDVQTCTPWSAPIIWDGMFNSEIWDQRHQTEGATVALTVFAVGRYLDAYLGDFLNSSEHYFMLGLPVRYYVFTDMPQKVPDIKLPHLRAMRIIKVKRHSRWQDISMMRMKTIADTIESDIRHHCTHVFCFDVDQVFTGRFGSEALGDSVALLHAYFYHLPKERFTYDRNPKSKAYMETGDFYYHAAVFGGSWKSVKALTEACYQSIMEDKLNNVEALWHDESHLNKYLWLHKPSRVLSPEYCWDPSIGYRNDIQVSRLLWAPKQYEKLRVP, translated from the exons ATGGG GAACTTGCAGAAGATGAagtgtgttttgaaatgtgtgatCTGTTTCCCCACTGCATTATGTGTTCTCTACTTAATATCTCG ACTTTCTCCAGTCTTAAAACCGATGGAAAAATGCCATTTAGAAAGTGCAAAGATGCTGACTCTGGACAACAGCGTGGATGAAAGCCTCAACCTCAA cGCCAGACTTGATGTGCAAACATGCACACCATGGAGCGCTCCCATCATCTGGGATGGGATGTTTAACTCTGAGATTTGGGACCAGAGGCACCAGACAGAAGGAGCCACTGTGGCTTTAACAGTGTTTGCAGTTGGCAG GTACCTGGATGCTTACCTCGGGGACTTCCTGAACTCGTCGGAACATTACTTTATGTTGGGTTTGCCTGTCAGGTATTACGTATTTACGGACATGCCACAAAAGGTTCCTGACATCAAGCTTCCTCATCTGCGAGCCATGAGAATCATCAAAGTAAAGAGGCACTCCAGGTGGCAGGACATCTCAATGATGCGAATGAAGACGATAGCAGACACCATTGAGTCCGATATCCGCCACCACTGTACTCACGTTTTCTGCTTTGATGTGGATCAGGTGTTCACAGGGAGATTTGGCTCAGAGGCTCTGGGAGATTCCGTGGCACTCCTCCATGCCTACTTTTACCACCTTCCAAAAGAGAGGTTTACTTATGACCGTAACCCCAAGTCCAAGGCGTACATGGAAACCGGGGATTTCTACTATCACGCTGCTGTATTTGGAGGCTCGTGGAAGAGTGTAAAGGCGTTGACTGAGGCATGCTATCAGAGCATCATGGAGGATAAACTAAATAATGTGGAGGCTCTTTGGCACGATGAGAGCCATCTCAACAAGTACCTATGGCTTCACAAACCCAGCAGGGTGCTCTCTCCAGAGTACTGCTGGGACCCTAGTATTGGCTACAGGAATGACATACAAGTCTCTCGACTACTGTGGGCACCAAAACAATACGAGAAACTGCGTGTTCCCTAA
- the LOC132978082 gene encoding N-acetyllactosaminide alpha-1,3-galactosyltransferase-like isoform X3, producing MGNLQKMKCVLKCVICFPTALCVLYLISRARLDVQTCTPWSAPIIWDGMFNSEIWDQRHQTEGATVALTVFAVGRYLDAYLGDFLNSSEHYFMLGLPVRYYVFTDMPQKVPDIKLPHLRAMRIIKVKRHSRWQDISMMRMKTIADTIESDIRHHCTHVFCFDVDQVFTGRFGSEALGDSVALLHAYFYHLPKERFTYDRNPKSKAYMETGDFYYHAAVFGGSWKSVKALTEACYQSIMEDKLNNVEALWHDESHLNKYLWLHKPSRVLSPEYCWDPSIGYRNDIQVSRLLWAPKQYEKLRVP from the exons ATGGG GAACTTGCAGAAGATGAagtgtgttttgaaatgtgtgatCTGTTTCCCCACTGCATTATGTGTTCTCTACTTAATATCTCG cGCCAGACTTGATGTGCAAACATGCACACCATGGAGCGCTCCCATCATCTGGGATGGGATGTTTAACTCTGAGATTTGGGACCAGAGGCACCAGACAGAAGGAGCCACTGTGGCTTTAACAGTGTTTGCAGTTGGCAG GTACCTGGATGCTTACCTCGGGGACTTCCTGAACTCGTCGGAACATTACTTTATGTTGGGTTTGCCTGTCAGGTATTACGTATTTACGGACATGCCACAAAAGGTTCCTGACATCAAGCTTCCTCATCTGCGAGCCATGAGAATCATCAAAGTAAAGAGGCACTCCAGGTGGCAGGACATCTCAATGATGCGAATGAAGACGATAGCAGACACCATTGAGTCCGATATCCGCCACCACTGTACTCACGTTTTCTGCTTTGATGTGGATCAGGTGTTCACAGGGAGATTTGGCTCAGAGGCTCTGGGAGATTCCGTGGCACTCCTCCATGCCTACTTTTACCACCTTCCAAAAGAGAGGTTTACTTATGACCGTAACCCCAAGTCCAAGGCGTACATGGAAACCGGGGATTTCTACTATCACGCTGCTGTATTTGGAGGCTCGTGGAAGAGTGTAAAGGCGTTGACTGAGGCATGCTATCAGAGCATCATGGAGGATAAACTAAATAATGTGGAGGCTCTTTGGCACGATGAGAGCCATCTCAACAAGTACCTATGGCTTCACAAACCCAGCAGGGTGCTCTCTCCAGAGTACTGCTGGGACCCTAGTATTGGCTACAGGAATGACATACAAGTCTCTCGACTACTGTGGGCACCAAAACAATACGAGAAACTGCGTGTTCCCTAA